In Macadamia integrifolia cultivar HAES 741 chromosome 13, SCU_Mint_v3, whole genome shotgun sequence, one DNA window encodes the following:
- the LOC122059158 gene encoding succinate dehydrogenase subunit 5, mitochondrial-like codes for MGTGPVERSTESEDTPYLGLLSGDGVSSSVEISEGVDAGGYSIKLFESQHNIIAQLLASPEEESSGLIEHAFDTQLWRDLILSDTVPDNANVGVLIGKCRALAGQRVLVTSRSNLSGVVGEVSGNCRPPFAMGIGSLRSFSEDVTHLPAIADHEIENVSKDLMAASWDELPDALIHDAKMALSKNTEDKAGQEILANVFRAAEALEQFGGVLVSLRMEIDDTIGLSGENVRPLPDELADALSAAYKRYTMYLDASGLDEAYLRKKVETELGTKMIHLTMRCSDLGSKWGKVTVLGTSGLSGFYAEQRAP; via the exons ATGG GTACTGGACCTGTAGAGCGGTCTACGGAATCTGAGGATACTCCATATCTAGGGTTATTGTCCGGTGATGGGGTAAGCAGTTCTGTTGAGATCTCAGAGGGTGTTGATGCTGGTGGCTATTCGATAAAATTGTTTGAGAGCCAGCATAACATCATAGCTCAATTGCTTGCTTCACCTGAGGAAGAATCAAGCGGTCTTATTGAACATGCTTTTGATACTCAGCTG TGGAGAGATTTGATTCTGTCTGATACAGTTCCCGATAATGCCAATGTTGGAGTT TTGATAGGTAAATGCCGAGCTCTTGCTGGTCAAAGAGTTTTGGTTACATCCAGGAGCAACCTTAGTGGTGTGGTTGGAGAGGTATCAGGTA ATTGCAGGCCTCCTTTTGCAATGGGCATTGGCAGTTTGCGCTCATTCAGTGAAGATGTAACTCACCTGCCTGCCATAGCtgaccatgaaattgagaatgtGTCCAAGGATCTAATGGCTGCAAGTTGGGATGAGCTCCCGGATGCCTTAATTCATGATGCCAAGATGGCATTGTCCAAAAATACAGAGGACAAGGCCGGTCAGGAGATCCTGGCAAATGTATTTCGTGCAGCTGAGGCTTTAGAGCAATTTGGTGGTGTCCTTGTATCTTTGAGGATGGAGATTGATGATACCATTGGATTGAGTGGTGAG AATGTGCGCCCCTTGCCAGATGAGCTTGCAGATGCACTCAGTGCAGCCTACAAACGCTACACAATGTATTTGGATGCATCTGGTCTTGATGAGGCTTATTTACGGAAGAAAGTTGAGACTGAACTGGGGACAAAGATGATACATCTAACGATGAGGTGCAGTGACCTTGGTTCTAAATGGGGAAAG GTCACAGTTCTTGGAACCTCTGGACTTTCTGGCTTCTACGCCGAGCAAAGAGCTCCATAG
- the LOC122060026 gene encoding uncharacterized protein LOC122060026 produces the protein MRIRKHAQRSQALCLPSSELPSPNPRRSWSPSTRVCELNRSPWDVMSFTSEAMRDDGFSGNESGGETFGAVESNKGTWEEDDDGKLNLEGRNISDISWSSSSPTVAISVSGRERRRKEGSFICCNKTDGKGWKCKKEAKRGHSLCEHHLLQLKSYYTNNKSGNNRSSFLSGRGGKSVEAHPSAAAAHNGYRGKKSSSKTSSSNYYYYTGFGPLWGKGRGEDKKKDMEVDSGPSSSTTPSLSSRGDGGGDDDYDDDDDDTEDDDDGKVDKKRARKPVKTRSLKSLL, from the exons ATGAGGATTCGAAAGCATGCCCAGAGGTCCCAGGCCTTGTGTCTCCCCTCTTCCGAGCTTCCTTCACCAAACCCACGCCGGAGCTGGAGCCCCTCGACCCGCGTGTGCGAGCTCAACCGCTCGCCATGGGATGTGATGTCCTTCACTTCGGAG GCGATGAGAGATGATGGCTTCAGCGGCAACGAGAGCGGAGGAGAAACATTTGGTGCAGTGGAGAG CAACAAGGGAACCTGGGAAGAAGACGATGATGGTAAGCTAAACCTGGAAGGAAGGAACATTTCGGACATTTCATGGTCGTCATCATCTCCGACGGTGGCCATCTCGGTCTCAGGAAGGGAAAGGAGGAGGAAAGAAGGGAGCTTTATATGCTGCAATAAGACGGATGGGAAGGGATGGAAGtgtaagaaagaggcaaaacGAGGGCATTCTCTATGTGAGCACCACCTGTTACAGCTCAAGTCTTACTATACCAATAACAAGAGTGGGAACAATCGTAGTAGCTTCTTGTCTGGCCGGGGAGGGAAATCCGTTGAAGCTCATCCATCTGCTGCGGCGGCCCATAACGGCTATCGTGGAAAGAAGTCTTCTTCGAAGACGTCGTCCTCCAATTACTATTACTACACAGGTTTTGGTCCTTTATGGGGAAAGGGAAGAGGAGAAGACAAGAAGAAAGATATGGAAGTCGATTCTGGACCTTCTTCCTCTACTACTCCATCACTATCGTCccgtggtgatggtggtggtgatgatgattatgatgacgacgatgacgataCTGAAGACGATGATGATGGTAAAGTTGATAAGAAGAGAGCTCGAAAGCCTGTCAAGACTCGATCTCTCAAGTCACTGCTTTAG
- the LOC122059180 gene encoding calmodulin-binding receptor-like cytoplasmic kinase 2 translates to MRSTAISYVSWNLSSGEGNRGTMSEFSRSSTCSDDSSVRKSASARNIVVIAARTVAEAISTCFTPPETTSSNDDRDFHQFRASSVAGGDGKRSSSRGIFFRSYNADDKTVPGGVNFTMAEIYKATRDFSPSLKIGQGGFGTVYKGRLDDGTLVALKRAKKSLYDKHLSVEFHNEIQTLARVDHLNLVRFFGCLEHGDERIVVVEYVPNGTLRELLDGLNGKFLDFAARLEIAIDVAHAVTYLHMYADHPIIHRDIKSSNILLTENFRAKVADFGFARFAADSDNTHVSTQVKGTAGYLDPEYLRTYQLTDKSDVYSFGVVLVELVTGRRPIEPKREFKERITTRWAMNKFTEGDGIMTLDPMVERNAATNLALEKILELASQCLAPTRESRPSMKRCGEILWGIRKDYRELCASEYSRSISFRSQRSSFRKEY, encoded by the exons ATGCGAAGCACTGCAATATCGTACGTAAGCTGGAATTTGAGTTCCGGCGAAGGGAACCGGGGAACAATGTCGGAATTCTCACGTTCTTCGACTTGTTCCGATGACTCTTCTGTTCGGAAATCGGCTTCGGCCAGGAATATTGTGGTGATCGCCGCCAGGACTGTTGCAGAAGCGATATCTACGTGCTTTACTCCTCCGGAGACTACATCTTCTAATGATGACCGAGATTTTCATCAATTTAGAGCTTCTTCTG TTGCTGGTGGGGATGGAAAACGTAGTTCCAGTCGAGGGATCTTCTTCAGATCCTACAATGCGGATGACAAGACGGTACCTGGGGGAGTAAATTTCACAATGGCGGAGATTTACAAAGCTACCAGGGACTTTTCCCCTTCCCTCAAGATTGGACAGGGAGGATTTGGGACGGTTTACAAGGGAAGACTTGACGATGGCACCCTCGTCGCTCTTAAACGTGCCAAGAAG AGTCTCTATGATAAGCATTTGAGCGTGGAATTCCATAACGAGATCCAGACATTGGCACGGGTAGATCATTTGAATCTGGTTAGGTTCTTTGGATGTTTGGAGCATGGAGACGAAAGGATTGTGGTGGTTGAATATGTTCCCAACGGAACACTTAGAGAACTCTTGGATG GCTTGAATGGAAAATTTCTGGACTTCGCTGCCCGACTGGAAATCGCCATTGATGTGGCTCACGCAGTTACTTATCTACATATGTATGCAG ATCACCCAATTATCCACAGAGACATCAAATCTTCCAATATCCTGCTCACTGAAAATTTCAGAGCCAAGGTAGCTGATTTCGGGTTTGCTCGCTTCGCTGCGGACAGTGATAACACGCATGTATCCACCCAGGTTAAAGGAACCGCGGGCTACTTGGACCCTGAATATCTGAGGACTTATCAGCTCACTGATAAGAGCGATGTCTATTCATTTGGGGTGGTGTTAGTCGAACTCGTTACAGGAAGACGCCCGATTGAGCCGAAGAGGGAATTCAAGGAGCGGATTACTACGAGATGG GCAATGAACAAGTTTACGGAGGGAGATGGGATTATGACGTTGGACCCAATGGTAGAAAGGAATGCTGCAACAAACCTAGCACTGGAGAAGATTCTGGAACTGGCCTCACAATGCCTGGCTCCAACCAGAGAGAGTCGGCCGAGCATGAAGAGATGTGGTGAGATCTTATGGGGCATCCGTAAGGACTACAGAGAACTCTGTGCTTCAGAATACAGTCGTTCAATCTCCTTTCGTTCCCAGAGGAGTTCATTCAGGAAAGAATATTAA